A stretch of Gorilla gorilla gorilla isolate KB3781 chromosome 9, NHGRI_mGorGor1-v2.1_pri, whole genome shotgun sequence DNA encodes these proteins:
- the SMIM35 gene encoding small integral membrane protein 35 isoform X2 encodes MTGPNFVFNLYQIRNLKDLEMGPPFTISGHISSTDGGYMKFSNGLV; translated from the exons GGCCTAATTTTGTCTTCAACTTATATCAAATCCG GAACCTGAAGGATCTGGAGATGGGTCCACCCTTCACCATCAGTGGTCACATCAGCAGCACAGATGGTGGCTACATGAAGTTCTCCAATGGGCTAGTCTGA
- the SMIM35 gene encoding small integral membrane protein 35 isoform X1: protein MTGEDSISTLGLILGVGLLLLLVSILGYSLAKWYQRGYCWEGPNFVFNLYQIRNLKDLEMGPPFTISGHISSTDGGYMKFSNGLV from the exons GTGAGGACTCCATCAGCACCTTGGGCCTGATCCTTGGCGTGGGGCTCTTGCTGCTGCTCGTGTCCATCCTCGGCTACAGCCTGGCCAAGTGGTACCAGCGCGGGTACTGCTGGGAGG GGCCTAATTTTGTCTTCAACTTATATCAAATCCG GAACCTGAAGGATCTGGAGATGGGTCCACCCTTCACCATCAGTGGTCACATCAGCAGCACAGATGGTGGCTACATGAAGTTCTCCAATGGGCTAGTCTGA